One part of the Populus alba chromosome 18, ASM523922v2, whole genome shotgun sequence genome encodes these proteins:
- the LOC118051073 gene encoding uncharacterized protein, with amino-acid sequence MAGGGSRRDEGSLVINNTNVFAALETLRKKKKSDKERGGSKSGKGGSKSGKEQQSKEPEPEVFWAPAKLTAKSWADVDDEDDDDYYATTAPPPSVWGSSQQQKSEEKSAHVEESESEEDILDEGDDDVEEENDHEPEAPAQPEPVVKKVLEVPVLPKETERQLSKKERKKKELEELEALLADFGVAQKDSNGQDESREAAQEKKDGETNEEGDKKENVAGESKSAKKKKKKEKSAKEPQDHPASSEADNGPEEAARAEQAEEDASAVDVKERLKRMASAKKKKSSKEMDGAAKAAAQEAAARSARLAAAKKKEKNHYNQQPVR; translated from the exons ATGGCGGGTGGAGGAAGCAGGAGAGATGAGGGATCGTTGGTGATTAACAACACGAACGTGTTTGCTGCGCTTGAGAcgttgaggaagaagaagaaatctgaTAAGGAGCGTGGGGGTTCCAAGAGTGGAAAAGGGGGTTCTAAGAGTGGGAAAGAGCAGCAGTCGAAGGAGCCTGAGCCGGAAGTTTTTTGGGCTCCGGCGAAACTTACTGCTAAATCCTGGGCTGAtgttgatgatgaagatgacgATGATTATTATGCAACGACGGCTCCGCCTCCTTCTGTCTGGGGGTCCTCGCAGCAGCAGAAGAGTGAGGAGAAATCTGCCCATGTAGAG GAAAGTGAGAGTGAAGAAGATATTTTGGATGAAGGTGATGATGATGTAGAGGAAGAAAATGACCATGAACCAGAGGCTCCGGCGCAACCTGAGCCAGTGGTGAAGAAGGTCCTGGAAGTTCCTGTGCTGCCTAAGGAGACAGAAAGACAACTttcaaagaaggaaagaaagaagaaggaacTTGAAGAGCTAGAGGCCCTTCTTGCTGATTTTGGAGTTGCTCAAAAAGATAGCAATGGCCAAGATGAGTCTCGTG AGGCTGCACAGGAGAAGAAAGATGGGGAGACTAATGAAGAGGGAGATAAGAAGGAAAATGTCGCCGGGGAGTCCAAAAGtgctaagaagaagaaaaagaaggaaaagtcaGCAAAGGAGCCCCAAGATCATCCCGCCAGTTCAGAAGCTGATAACGGGCCAGAAGAAGCTGCTAGAGCGGAACAGGCTGAGGAGGATGCTTCTGCTGTTGACGTGAAAGAACGACTAAAGAGGATGGCATctgcaaagaagaagaagtctaGTAAAGAGATGGATGGTGCTGCAAAAGCCGCTGCTCAAGAGGCTGCTGCAAGAAGTGCAAGGCTGGCCGCAGccaagaagaaagagaagaatcaTTACAATCAGCAGCCAGTACGGTAA
- the LOC118051072 gene encoding uncharacterized protein produces MENRVGKSHGVEIPKNSRSLDHKSLYESKNPKGDQNSNNLKRKGGGAGDDEKGHEKKKSRKEVSISSFKNKNVNSSYRKSLKEVYNRSLSSGLKESKSGLIQRLADSNGFSGVSLPLDGGVVKIPRRKRGFVGRRKVDNGSEGSKLTGGFGREAGNVDQADKPTGEDDSKWVENDGRELKAVGISGGEVDDVDQASKLTVEDKGKQVEPLKAKQKKGSDDLKENRNDELNASRNLEEDDGHEGHGHEGHSVATKRDSSSKRPHNGPLVDNNGDLSLKKSLRKRSRKKDMVFDKETTKEDDPTVDTSMKMSGVLHDDEEENLEENAAMMLSSRFDPSCTGFSSNSKASASPSKNDFQEFVAHGSSYVSGSESSSVDTDGRVLRPRKQNKEKGSTRKRRHYYEVFSGDLDAHWVLNRGIKVFWPLDQRWYHGLVGGYDKERKLHHIKYDDRDEEWINLQNERFKLLLLPSEVPGKMRRKRSITSNKSSDGWKEKLTSRKEKRDLMTEDDSYEGAYMESEPIISWLARSTHRVKSSPLHALKKQKTSYLSSTMTPLSSLKRDKCKLSYNSASSDSVATDGRSDLPVMESPVFPKDSKLPIVYYRKRFRKTSNVLCHESKGICVSASAPETDSSFVPLTVAFWALQEHYTSLGRLDRDLDSNRLDSSDPLWSTGNAGLLRLNISATEPRWLRFKLSFQLPSFLNYYSFGSENVWLIHAVLLLQYGMLMTKWPRIHLEMLFVDNMVGLRFLLFEGCLMQAVAFVFLVLTVFHQPREKGKCADFQLPITSIRYRFSCIRDLRKHFAFSFYNFSEVENSKWKYLDHKLKRHCLAYRQLSLSECTYDNIKALQCGNNQLFSPLVCSDATLNKVLHRRSRQSISLTGVTRESTCVNGSQSSFKSDKNHRYLPSFALSFTAAPTYFFGLHLKMLVEHSVMHINTEDHNSIEHPEKSSGLVADSCTSIEDCSKACLDCTSGNDFKALTRGADYDGCISCAKPESQSVDGSICSGGDWKKSLSNQSGDVNVEISASYRDLGESGSGAIVPLQNLECNHSESQPCDLLSRLSVNKDETGAGSHALSNGVTVDIPSVNQFDQHVNKELQGVQQSSDLSWNMNGGVIPSPNPTARRSTWHRNRSNFASFGWSEGRADFLQNNFGNGPKKPRTQVSYALPFGGFDYSPRNKGYQQKGFPPKRIRTATEKRTSFISRGSERNLELLSCDANVLITNGDKGWRECGVQVVLELFDHNEWRLGVKLSGTTKYSYKAHQFLQTGSTNRFTHAMMWKGGKDWTLEFPDRSQWALFKEMHEECYNRNIRAASVKNIPIPGVCLIEENDDNGVEVPFFRGCKYFRQLESDVEMALDPSRVLYDMDSDDEQWMRKNQSSSEVNSSSWQISEEMFEKAMDRFEKAAYSQQRDQFTFNEMVEFMTGIEPTEAIKTIHEYWQHKRQRKRMPLIRHLQPPLWERYQQQLREWEQAMTRSNTGIPNGCHEKFALSDKPPMYAFCLKPRGLEVPNKGSKQRSHKKFSVAGQSNGLAGNHDGLHPYGRRINGFASGDEKTIYSVHNNESFDDSPLPQISPRVFSPRDAYGRGYVSLTGDGYDRNNLQKLCRTKSKKLGTFVSPYDVQMATSYNHRMLDQRNGFHHWNLGFSDWPSQRHQRTDGYARHGREQLNDSGLDELRLREASGAAKHALNVAKLKRDRAQRLLYRADLAIHKAVVALMNAEAIKASSEDTNVDG; encoded by the exons ATGGAAAATAGAGTAGGAAAGTCTCATGGAGTGGAGATTCCTAAAAATTCAAGATCTTTGGATCATAAAAGTCTCTATGAATCTAAAAATCCTAAAGGGGAtcaaaatagtaataatttGAAGCGGAAGGGTGGTGGTGCAGGTGATGATGAGAAGGGAcacgagaagaagaagagtagaAAGGAGGTTTCTATTAGTAGTTTTAAGAATAAGAATGTTAACAGTAGCTATAGGAAGAGTTTAAAGGAAGTGTATAATAGGAGTTTGAGTTCAGGTTTGAAGGAATCGAAGTCTGGGTTGATTCAGAGATTGGCTGATAGTAATGGATTTAGTGGTGTTTCCTTACCTCTGGATGGTGGGGTTGTTAAAATCCCTAGGCGGAAACGGGGTTTTGTGGGGCGAAGGAAAGTGGATAATGGCAGTGAAGGCTCCAAGCTGACAGGAGGGTTTGGCAGGGAAGCGGGCAATGTCGATCAGGCTGATAAGCCAACTGGTGAAGATGATAGCAAATGGGTTGAGAATGATGGTCGAGAGTTGAAAGCAGTGGGGATATCTGGTGGTGAAGTGGATGATGTTGATCAGGCTAGTAAGTTAACTGTTGAAGATAAGGGCAAGCAGGTTGAACCTTTGAAGGCTAAACAGAAGAAAGGTTCTGATGActtgaaagaaaatagaaatgatGAACTGAATGCAAGCAGAAATTTGGAGGAGGACGATGGGCATGAGGGCCATGGGCATGAGGGCCATTCAGTTGCAACAAAAAGAGATTCATCATCAAAAAGGCCTCACAATGGCCCTTTGGTTGATAACAATGGtgatttatctttgaaaaagtCACTGAGGAAGCGGAGCAGGAAAAAGGACATGGTGTTCGATAAGGAAACAACCAAGGAGGATGACCCAACAGTTGATACTTCTATGAAGATGAGTGGTGTTTTGCATGATGATGAGGAGGAGAATCTTGAAGAGAATGCAGCAATGATGCTATCATCACGATTCGATCCAAGCTGCACGGGCTTTTCTTCAAACAGCAAAGCCTCAGCCTCGCCATCTAAAAATGATTTCCAAGAATTTGTTGCTCATGGGTCAAGCTATGTCTCTGGATCTGAATCTTCATCTGTTGATACCGATGGTAGAGTATTGCGACccaggaaacaaaacaaagagaagGGTAGCACCAGGAAACGACGCCATTATTATGAAGTTTTCTCTGGGGACTTGGATGCTCATTGGGTGTTGAACCGGGGAATCAAGGTCTTTTGGCCTCTGGACCAGAGATGGTATCATGGTCTTGTTGGTGGCTATGACAAAGAGAGGAAGCTTCATCACATAAAATATGATGATCGGGATGAGGAATGGATTAATCTCCAAAATGAAAGATTTAAACTCTTGCTGCTCCCTAGTGAAGTTCCAGGTAAGATGCGAAGGAAAAGATCAATAACAAGCAACAAGAGCTCTGATGGGTGGAAAGAAAAACTGACatccagaaaagaaaagagggactTGATGACAGAGGATGATAGCTATGAAGGGGCATATATGGAGTCGGAGCCTATCATCTCATGGTTGGCTCGATCTACTCATAGAGTCAAATCGTCTCCTCTTCATGCCTTGAAGAAACAGAAAACATCCTATCTATCTTCTACTATGACACCACTGTCTTCCCTAAAAAGAGATAAATGCAAGTTATCATATAATTCTGCTTCATCAGACAGTGTAGCCACTGATGGAAGGAGTGATTTGCCTGTGATGGAGAGCCCTGTTTTCCCCAAAGATAGCAAGCTCCCTATTGTTTATTACAGGAAGCGGTTTCGCAAGACAAGCAATGTGTTGTGTCATGAATCCAAGGGCATTTGTGTTTCTGCCAGTGCACCTGAAACTGATAGTTCTTTTGTGCCTCTTACTGTTGCTTTTTGGGCTTTGCAAGAGCATTATACTTCTCTTGGAAGATTGGATCGTGACCTGGATTCGAATAGGTTGGATTCTTCTGATCCTTTATGGTCAACCGGTAATGCAGGGTTGTTGAGATTAAATATTTCTGCCACAGAACCAAGATGGTTGAGGTTCAAGTTAAGCTTCCAATTGCCTTCTTTCTTGAATTACTACTCATTTGGCTCTGAAAATGTTTGGTTGATCCATGCTGTGCTACTGCTTCAGTATGGTATGCTTATGACTAAATGGCCAAGAATTCATCTGGAGATGCTTTTTGTGGATAATATGGTTGGATTGAGGTTTCTCTTGTTTGAAGGTTGCTTGATGCAGGCTGTAGCTTTTGTATTCCTGGTCTTAACAGTATTTCATCAACCTAGAGAGAAGGGGAAATGTGCTGACTTCCAGCTGCCAATAACTTCAATCAGGTACAGATTCTCTTGCATTCGAGATCTGAGAAAGCACTTCGCCTTTTCATTCTACAACTTCTCTGAAGTGGAGAATTCAAAGTGGAAGTACTTGGACCATAAGCTCAAAAGGCATTGCCTGGCTTATAGACAACTATCTCTGTCCGAATGCACTTATGATAACATTAAGGCATTGCAATGCGGAAATAATCAACTTTTCAGTCCTTTGGTCTGCAGTGATGCCACCTTAAATAAG GTCCTGCATAGGAGATCTAGGCAGAGTATTAGCCTCACGGGGGTCACCAGAGAATCTACTTGTGTTAATGGCAGCCAGTCTTCTTTCAAGTCTGACAAGAATCACAGATATTTACCTTCATTTGCACTTTCTTTTACTGCCgctcctacttatttttttggtttgcatTTAAAGATGCTTGTGGAACATAGTGTGATGCATATTAACACTGAGGATCACAATTCAATAGAACATCCAGAAAAATCCAGTGGTTTAGTGGCTGATAGCTGCACTAGCATAGAGGACTGTTCCAAAGCATGTTTAGATTGCACAAGCGGTAATGATTTCAAGGCTTTGACAAGGGGTGCTGACTATGATGGATGCATTTCCTGTGCCAAACCAGAGTCACAAAGTGTTGATGGCTCCATTTGCAGTGGCGGGGATTGGAAAAAATCCTTATCAAACCAAAGTGGTGATGTAAACGTTGAAATTTCTGCTAGCTACAGAGATCTTGGAGAATCAGGAAGTGGTGCAATTGTCCCGTTGCAGAATTTGGAATGCAACCATTCAGAGTCACAGCCCTGTGACTTGCTGTCAAGGCTGTCAGTTAACAAAGATGAGACTGGTGCTGGTTCACATGCTCTTTCAAATGGTGTCACGGTTGATATTCCATCAGTTAATCAATTTGACCAGCATGTTAATAAGGAATTACAAGGCGTTCAGCAGTCTTCTGATTTGTCTTGGAATATGAATGGTGGTGTTATTCCAAGTCCAAACCCTACTGCTCGCCGAAGTACCTGGCATCGAAATAGAAGTAATTTTGCATCTTTTGGATGGTCTGAAGGAAGGGCTGACTTTCTCCAAAACAATTTTGGTAATGGACCGAAGAAGCCACGGACACAGGTTTCTTATGCATTGCCTTTTGGAGGTTTTGATTACAGCCCAAGGAATAAAGGATATCAGCAAAAAGGGTTTCCACCTAAACGAATCAGGACAGCCACTGAGAAGAGGACTTCATTCATTTCCAGAGGTTCTGAAAGAAACTTAGAGTTGTTGTCATGTGATGCAAATGTTTTGATTACAAATGGTGATAAAGGATGGAGAGAATGTGGGGTGCAGGTTGTACTAGAGCTTTTTGATCATAATGAGTGGAGGCTTGGTGTTAAGCTTTCTGGAACTACAAAGTATTCATACAAGGCACATCAGTTTCTGCAAACTGGGTCAACAAATCGGTTTACACATGCTATGATGTGGAAAGGAGGGAAAGATTGGACACTGGAATTTCCTGATAGGAGTCAGTGGGCTCTTTTTAAAGAGATGCATGAAGAATGCTATAATCGGAATATACGTGCTGCATCAGTTAAAAACATTCCGATTCCTGGGGTTTGCCTGATAGAGGAAAATGATGATAATGGAGTAGAAGTACCATTTTTTCGGGGTTGTAAGTACTTTCGGCAGCTTGAATCAGATGTTGAGATGGCTTTGGATCCATCAAGGGTGTTATATGATATGGACAGTGATGATGAACAGTGGATGCGAAAAAATCAAAGTTCTTCAGAAGTCAATAGCAGTTCATGGCAGATTTCAGAAGAAATGTTTGAGAAGGCAATGGACAGGTTTGAGAAGGCTGCATATTCTCAACAGCGGGACCAGTTTACATTCAATGAAATGGTCGAGTTTATGACTGGAATTGAGCCCACAGAAGCCATCAAAACCATCCATGAATATTGGCAGCATAAGAGGCAGAGGAAGAGAATGCCTTTAATCCGTCATCTACAG CCGCCACTTTGGGAAAGGTATCAGCAGCAATTGAGGGAGTGGGAGCAAGCAATGACAAGAAGTAACACAGGCATCCCTAATGGATGCCATGAGAAGTTTGCACTTTCTGACAAGCCACCCATGTATGCTTTCTGTTTGAAACCAAGGGGTTTGGAAGTGCCTAACAAGGGATCAAAACAAAGGTCGCATAAAAAATTTTCAGTTGCTGGACAAAGCAATGGCTTAGCAGGAAATCATGACGGCTTGCACCCttatg GAAGAAGAATAAATGGCTTTGCTTCTGGGGATGAAAAGACAATATATTCAGTACATAACAATGAATCTTTTGATGATTCCCCGTTGCCTCAGATATCACCCAGGGTGTTTTCACCACGAGATGCTTATGGCCGTGGATATGTCTCACTGACTGGTGATGGTTATGATAGGAATAATCTCCAGAAACTTTGCAGGACCAAGTCAAAGAAACTTGGTACCTTTGTGTCTCCCTATGATGTTCAGATGGCTACTTCATATAATCACAGAATGTTGGATCAGAGAAATGGATTTCATCATTGGAATTTGGGGTTTTCTGACTGGCCTAGCCAGCGACATCAACGGACAGATGGATATGCGAGGCATGGCCGTGAACAGTTGAATGATTCAGGTCTTGATGAGCTCAGGTTGCGTGAAGCTTCTGGTGCGGCTAAGCATGCACTTAATGTGGCTAAGCTCAAGAGAGATAGGGCACAGAGATTGCTTTACAGGGCAGATCTTGCAATTCACAAGGCTGTGGTTGCTCTAATGAATGCTGAAGCAATCAAAGCTTCTTCCGAGGACACGAATGTTGATGGGTAG
- the LOC118051071 gene encoding uncharacterized protein, which produces MTKKDKEEERIEKIIRGLLKLPENRRCINCNSLGPQYVCTTFFTFVCTSCSGIHREFTHRVKSVSMAKFNAEEVSALQAGGNERARQIYLKDWDPQRNQLPDGSNLQKLRDFIKHVYVDRRYTGEKSEEKLSRLRLTDKEESSENRRVVLYSGGSRTLNYEDRQGQSERCGFSGRTDDKTFRYYDDERRSPRYSQENTRYGGFKKSPARFEVVDDRFRDDKIRSVRQTDVHLFSSTGSRFGNRSSDIQKNNAPVVRPLKDILGQNLPPLQVVEHSKAPNGKDASVHSQTPTSSCPMASADGNPVQQKSHNSESSVDLNADSKSSNAAAAPVALENLPSSEEGSCSNESSGKENTPPVPKPNMLEFLLMELSVPSVIPFDNASEIPTNDNPSSATSEENILMSSGASASGPSGQMFALPSSGVDSATDASTTASGDNMLAGSVSLPVEQMLTLPSSAGASTAVSRGTMTVGSVSLAAPVVQTATASGISLPEGDPVPAVPLEETLTLIDAFDAYIAPLNTSLPVQPSNAVPPQAALDNNGDSTFKVFDGEQISTMQQQSSALPANKSSTGQQTTNTSAGGVNDQIWTSSNVPHAQGPPDFLGEYPSQDVSTPAHESNSDAKSKPLASETKSGGRMELPVDLFTTTIPTPGPIPGWQISPSYGMGFNMQYYPNATPVPAYPNTAKSTNPFNLNGESTSVQAPPFPSMGNMHSGLPMHTSALPPQSPSYASAMPYGGYMGQQAYMNLPNSRPQGPGDLGSEGFPFGSLDMAQQPTNEYLLPTSSSSLPSGGGNPFG; this is translated from the exons ATGACGAAGAAAGACAAAGAAGAGGAGAGAATTGAGAAGATAATTCGCGGTCTTCTTAAACTCCCTGAAAATCGTCGTTGCATTAATTGCAATAGCTTG ggACCACAATATGTTTGCACAACCTTCTTCACATTTGTTTGCACAAGCTGTAGTGGAATTCA TCGGGAATTTACGCATAGAGTTAAATCGGTTTCGATGGCAAAATTTAACGCGGAAGAAGTTAGTGCTCTCCAAGCAGGAGGGAATGAG AGAGCGAGGCAGATTTATTTGAAGGATTGGGATCCGCAGCGTAATCAGCTTCCTGATGGCAG TAATCTACAAAAGCTTCGAGATTTTATCAAGCATGTTTACGTGGATAGAAGATACACTGGAgagaaaagtgaagagaaacTCTCAAGGCTGAGATTG ACTGACAAGGAGGAGTCTAGTGAGAACAGGAGGGTTGTTTTATATTCTGGTGGATCTAGAACTCTGAACTATGAAGATAGACAAGGGCAGAGTGAAAGATGTGGTTTTAGTGGAAGAACTGATGACAAGACTTTCAGATATTATGATGATGAAAGAAGAAGTCCTCGTTATTCCCAAGAAAATACAAGATATGGAGGTTTTAAGAAAAGTCCTGCTCGCTTTGAGGTTGTTGATGACAGGTTTCGAGATGACAAAATACGAAGTGTCAGGCAGACTGATGTCCACCTGTTTTCATCGACAGGGTCCAGGTTTGGGAACAGGTCATCTGACATTCAAAAGAATAATGCCCCTGTGGTGCGCCCTCTTAAAGATATTCTGGGGCAGAATCTTCCGCCTCTACAGGTTGTTGAGCATTCTAAAGCACCCAACGGGAAGGATGCATCTGTTCACAGTCAG ACGCCCACTTCTTCCTGCCCTATGGCATCTGCTGATGGGAATCCTGTGCAACAGAAAAGTCATAATTCAGAAAGCTCAGTTGATTTAAATGCTGATTCCAAGTCCTCCAATGCCGCGGCAGCACCAGTGGCACTGGAGAATCTTCCATCCAGTGAAGAAGGCAGCTGCTCAAATGAATCCTCTGGAAAGGAGAACACACCTCCGGTCCCAAAACCAAATATGTTGGAATTTTTACTGATGGAGTTGTCAGTTCCCTCAGTTATTCCTTTTGATAATGCATCTGAAATACCAACTAATGATAACCCTTCATCAGCTACATCTGAAGAAAATATACTCATGAGTAGTGGTGCTTCAGCATCTGGGCCCTCAGGGCAGATGTTTGCATTACCAAGCAGTGGTGTGGATTCTGCAACTGATGCTTCTACAACTGCATCTGGAGACAACATGCTTGCTGGCAGTGTTTCACTACCTGTGGAGCAGATGTTAACACTGCCCAGTAGCGCTGGTGCTTCTACAGCCGTGTCTAGAGGCACCATGACTGTGGGAAGTGTTTCACTAGCTGCACCTGTGGTGCAGACAGCAACTGCATCTGGGATCAGCCTGCCTGAAGGTGACCCTGTACCAGCCGTGCCCTTGGAGGAGACATTGACACTAATCGATGCTTTTGATGCATACATAGCCCCTTTAAATACTTCTTTGCCAGTGCAACCTTCTAATGCAGTTCCTCCACAAGCTGCGCTTGATAACAATGGTGACTCAACTTTCAAGGTTTTTGATGGGGAGCAGATATCCACCATGCAACAACAGTCTTCTGCACTGCCTGCCAATAAAAGCTCTACTGGACAACAGACTACTAATACATCAGCTGGGGGGGTAAATGACCAG ATCTGGACTTCATCAAATGTTCCTCATGCTCAGGGACCTCCAGATTTCCTCGGGGAATACCCTTCTCAAGATGTCTCGACACCAGCCCATGAATCCAATTCTGATGCCAAATCGAAGCCTCTTGCATCAGAAACAAAATCTGGTGGAAGAATGGAACTTCCAGTG GACCTTTTTACAACAACCATACCCACTCCAGGCCCAATTCCAGGCTGGCAAATTTCTCCATCTTATGGCATGGGATTTAACATGCAATATTATCCTAATGCAACG CCCGTGCCAGCATATCCCAACACAGCAAAATCAACGAACCCGTTCAATCTTAATGGAGAATCCACTTCGGTACAAGCCCCACCT TTTCCTTCCATGGGAAATATGCACAGTGGTCTCCCAATGCATACTTCCGCATTGCCTCCACAGTCCCCATCCTATGCATCAGCCATGCCTTATG GTGGATACATGGGACAACAAGCATACATGAATTTACCTAATTCCAG GCCACAAGGACCAGGCGACCTTGGCAGTGAGGGATTTCCTTTTGGGTCATTGGATATGGCTCAACAACCAACCAACGAATACTTGCTCCCAACCTCCTCAAGTTCTCTTCCTTCAGGGGGAGGCAATCCATTTGGATAG
- the LOC118051070 gene encoding leucine-rich repeat extensin-like protein 7 has product MHAHWCLMKEKIHILPFFTTLTLIGFTAAQHHSFSSNAGPRDIRTTHVEQNQRQLLYYRGEELDGEDEYLMLPPCLKFDNPRLRSAYIALQAWKQAIISDPLNLTSNWAGPDVCNYTGVFCATALDDSSIQTVAGIDLNHGDMAGHLVEELGLLTDIALFHINSNRFCGRVPKTLKKLKLLYELDLSNNRFAGGFPCVVLDLPKLKYLDLRFNEFEGDLPKELFNKDLDAIFVNHNRFALELPNNFGNSPVSVMVLANNKFHGCFPASLANMSETLKEVILMNNGLRSCLPREIGLLKKVTVFDASNNKLVGSLPDTIGDMESLEQLNVAHNMLSGEIHDSVCLLPHLKNFSYAYNFITGEPPACLDLEDFDDSRNCFRVRPKQRSTLQCKVFLSRPVHCEAFNCHEFDPSPTSQPPPPRVTSPPPPVYSPPPPPPSLSSPPPPPPPSLVPPSALPSPPPPSSMLPPPPIHCVPSPPSPPPPPPFYSPPLPPPNSPPNSPPPPPIHQSPPPPFYSPPSPPPNSPPPPPIYQSPPPPNSSPPPPSCAEPPPPPSPPPCQAHPPPIQYLPPPPPPVYNPPPVPAPVYNGPLPPITGISYASPPPPSIS; this is encoded by the coding sequence ATGCATGCTCACTGGTGTCTGATGAAGGAAAAGATTCACATTCTTCCATTCTTTACCACTCTCACTCTCATTGGCTTCACCGCTGCCCAACACCACTCTTTTTCTAGCAATGCTGGCCCTCGAGACATACGAACAACACATGTTGAACAAAACCAGAGACAGCTTTTATATTACAGAGGAGAGGAGCTTGATGGGGAAGATGAGTATCTGATGTTACCACCTTGCCTCAAATTTGACAACCCAAGACTCAGAAGTGCCTACATTGCACTCCAAGCATGGAAGCAAGCCATCATCTCGGATCCCTTGAACCTCACGTCCAACTGGGCGGGACCTGATGTTTGTAATTATACTGGTGTCTTCTGTGCCACAGCTCTTGATGATTCGTCGATCCAAACCGTTGCTGGGATTGATCTAAATCATGGCGACATGGCGGGCCACTTGGTTGAAGAGCTTGGACTCCTGACAGACATTGCCTTGTTTCACATCAACTCCAACAGATTCTGTGGGAGAGTACCGAAAACTCTCAAGAAACTAAAACTCCTCTACGAGTTGGATCTAAGCAACAATCGTTTTGCAGGCGGATTTCCTTGCGTTGTTCTTGATCTTCCAAAGCTCAAGTATCTTGACCTTCGATTTAATGAGTTTGAAGGTGATTTGCCGAAAGAGCTGTTTAATAAGGATCTCGACGCGATATTCGTAAACCACAACAGGTTTGCTCTTGAATTACCGAATAATTTTGGTAACTCACCTGTTTCTGTTATGGTTCTTGCGAATAATAAATTCCATGGATGTTTTCCGGCGAGTTTGGCTAACATGTCCGAGACCCTAAAGGAAGTGATTCTTATGAACAATGGCTTGCGCTCATGTTTGCCTAGGGAGATAGGATTGCTAAAGAAAGTTACGGTTTTTGATGCAAGCAATAACAAACTCGTCGGCTCTTTGCCTGACACTATCGGAGACATGGAGAGTCTAGAACAGCTAAATGTGGCACATAATATGCTGTCGGGAGAAATCCATGATAGCGTTTGTTTGCTTCCACATCTGAAGAACTTTAGTTATGCTTATAACTTCATCACTGGTGAGCCACCGGCATGTTTGGATTTGGAAGATTTTGATGATAGCAGGAATTGTTTCAGGGTAAGGCCCAAACAGAGATCAACACTGCAATGTAAAGTGTTCTTGTCTAGGCCAGTTCATTGTGAGGCTTTTAACTGTCACGAGTTTGATCCTTCTCCAACATCACAGCCGCCGCCGCCGCGCGTTACTTCACCTCCTCCACCGGTTTATTCTCCGCCGCCGCCACCCCCTTCACTATCATCGCCcccgcccccaccaccaccttcACTAGTTCCTCCATCAGCACTTCCCTCACCTCCCCCTCCATCATCAATGCTGCCGCCACCCCCAATACACTGTGTTCCATCTCCACCTTCacctccaccacctcctcccTTCTACTCACCTCCACTACCCCCACCAAACTCACCTCCTAATTCACCTCCGCCGCCACCTATTCATCAATCACCACCTCCTCCCTTCTACTCACCTCCATCACCCCCACCAAACTCACCTCCACCGCCACCTATTTATCAATCACCACCTCCGCCAAACTCATCTCCACCACCTCCCTCATGTGCAGAACCTCCTCCACCTCCATCACCCCCGCCATGCCAGGCGCATCCGCCTCCAATCCAATACTTgccacctccacctcctccaGTTTATAATCCACCACCAGTGCCAGCTCCAGTGTATAATGGTCCATTGCCACCAATTACTGGCATATCTTACGCATCTCCACCACCTCCATCAATCAGCTAA